One window of bacterium genomic DNA carries:
- a CDS encoding ankyrin repeat domain-containing protein, producing the protein MRYIIVLMLLLMLFLMLRLYIIPILFVRAIETDNAGATDTLLDVVPSLLVYKPDSWNGLSALRLAAGRGNANVTRILLIHDADINALEKHLSALHLASLNGHEKVVNILLSEGADPNLGNSRDGSIALHCVVKGYKFIDSVERKDVDARNRVLILLLGLSSNPNFRDKNGDTPLHDAVDALYYDAVKILCEANVNINEVNDRGETPLKLALRKKATHNEDNLEKDADRIIEFLKLKGAR; encoded by the coding sequence TTGAGATATATTATCGTTTTAATGTTGTTGCTAATGCTTTTTTTAATGCTGCGCCTTTACATTATTCCCATTCTTTTTGTTAGGGCGATAGAAACGGATAATGCTGGCGCGACTGATACTCTTTTGGATGTTGTTCCTTCGTTGCTAGTTTACAAACCAGATAGTTGGAACGGATTGTCTGCATTAAGATTGGCAGCAGGCAGAGGCAATGCAAATGTTACCAGAATATTACTAATTCACGATGCCGACATAAATGCCCTTGAGAAACATTTGTCAGCGCTTCATTTAGCTTCATTAAATGGGCACGAGAAGGTAGTCAATATTTTGCTTTCCGAGGGCGCGGATCCCAATTTAGGTAATAGTCGTGATGGAAGTATTGCGCTTCATTGTGTTGTTAAGGGATACAAGTTTATTGACTCTGTCGAGAGGAAGGATGTTGATGCTCGCAATCGGGTATTAATTCTTCTTTTGGGGCTTTCATCAAATCCTAATTTTAGAGATAAAAATGGAGATACGCCGCTGCATGACGCTGTTGATGCGCTATATTATGATGCCGTTAAAATACTATGCGAAGCCAATGTTAATATTAATGAAGTAAATGATAGGGGAGAAACACCCTTAAAACTAGCTTTAAGGAAGAAAGCCACTCATAATGAAGATAATCTTGAAAAAGACGCGGACCGGATAATTGAATTCTTGAAGTTGAAAGGTGCGAGATGA
- a CDS encoding cyclase — protein sequence MPYVWARHRVKDYKEWRKLFDSFHAVRKAGGETSYQIFHNENDPNDIHMIFEFDSFENAHKFAESQELKDAMVSGGVLEEPSISFVEKYDSGTT from the coding sequence ATGCCGTACGTATGGGCTAGGCACAGGGTCAAGGATTACAAGGAGTGGCGGAAGCTGTTCGACAGCTTCCATGCGGTACGCAAGGCCGGAGGTGAAACCAGCTATCAAATCTTCCACAACGAAAACGATCCCAACGACATTCACATGATCTTCGAGTTTGACAGCTTCGAAAACGCACATAAATTTGCTGAATCGCAGGAGCTCAAGGACGCGATGGTAAGCGGCGGCGTGCTGGAGGAGCCCAGCATCTCGTTCGTCGAGAAGTACGACAGCGGCACGACGTAG